From Toxorhynchites rutilus septentrionalis strain SRP chromosome 2, ASM2978413v1, whole genome shotgun sequence, a single genomic window includes:
- the LOC129766400 gene encoding jerky protein homolog-like, whose product MEEYREHGVNSRKTMKTQNFPLMEESVYVWILQQREANIIVTSEVLRVKAELLFREIQKRGHYVNQKFSFSDDWMRRFKERFGLHVKRVAGEKASADVDAYIKFKEILASKITETGLQKSQVYNADESAIFVKLLASRSLALSSEKNVYGRKLNKMRYTFMPCSNIDGSNKLKLMFIGTAAKPRSFPTKELLPVSYYNSKKAWMTRELFREWFFNEFVPAVRKFSGEKSLEPKALLVLDNCTAHYTGGDNLISDDELIKLIYLPPNVTSQCQPMDQSVINAIKTRYKRKLMLKLVLENEELKFENRLKKISLMQSIDWLSAAWDEISPSTIENSWKKLLDQFPGYAWSSDTPDEFQDDTRALVVAIDTLTNTTTTDEDINLWLKDQVYDGDNNPTWLTSAVFTDTEIIDSILQESVAQENDSFTEDSTDNISLEMSSGTVSDIAEEPTFSDAMKSIDCLLKFVKNDAADVSRLKVLRTKLIDMEWHKKSM is encoded by the exons ATGGAAGAGTATAGAGAACACGGAGTTAACAGCAGGAAGACGATGAAAACGCAAAACTTCCCATTGATGGAAGAATCCGTATATGTGTGGATTTTGCAACAGCGAGAGGCCAACATAATCGTCACTTCCGAGGTTCTGCGGGTCAAAGCGGAGTTACTTTTCCGAGAAATCCAGAAACGTGGACATTATGTGaaccaaaaattttcattctcggATGACTGGATGCGTAGATTCAAAGAACGATTCGGTCTGCATGTCAAGCGGGTTGCGGGAGAAAAAGCTTCTGCTGACGTGGATGCTTACATAAAATTTAAGGAAATATTAGCatcaaaaataacagaaacaGGACTTCAAAAGTCGCAAGTGTACAATGCAGACGAATCGGCAATTTTCGTAAAGCTGCTTGCGTCACGAAGTCTGGCACTTTCCAGCGAGAAAAATGTTTACGGTCGGAAACTAAATAAAATGCGATACACATTTATGCCATGTAGCAACATCGACGGttcaaacaaattaaaactaatGTTTATCGGAACCGCTGCAAAGCCACGATCATTTCCGACCAAAGAACTGCTCCCGGTGTCATATTACAATTCAAAAAAAGCATGGATGACGCGAGAGCTTTTCCGGGAGTGGTTCTTTAACGAATTTGTACCAGCAGTAAGAAAGTTTTCCGGCGAAAAGAGCTTAGAACCGAAGGCTCTCCTGGTACTGGACAACTGCACGGCCCACTATACAGGAGGAGACAATTTAATTTCTGATGATGAATTGATCAAG ctgattTATCTACCGCCGAATGTCACATCACAGTGTCAGCCAATGGACCAATCCGTTATCAATGCAATAAAAACCCGGTACAAGCGGAAACTCATGCTGAAACTAGTTCTTGAAAACGAAGAACTCAAGTTTGAGAACCGTCTCAAGAAGATATCTCTGATGCAAAGCATTGATTGGCTGTCTGCTGCTTGGGATGAAATTTCACCAAGCACAATCGAAAATTCCTGGAAAAAGCTCTTGGATCAGTTTCCAGGATATGCGTGGAGTTCTGATACACCAGATGAGTTTCAAGATGATACGAGAGCGCTTGTTGTTGCCATAGATACTCTAACTAACACAACTACAACCGACGAAGATATTAATTTATGGCTAAAAGATCAGGTCTACGATGGTGACAACAACCCAACTTGGCTCACCAGTGCGGTCTTTACGGATACGGAGATCATTGATTCCATTTTGCAAGAAAGCGTGGCTCAAGAAAATGACTCTTTCACCGAAGATTCAACAGACAATATTTCCCTCGAGATGTCATCCGGAACTGTGAGTGACATTGCAGAAGAACCAACATTTTCTGATGCCATGAAGTCTATAGATTGCCTACTGAAATTTGTGAAGAACGATGCAGCAGACGTTAGCCGACTTAAAGTGTTGCGCACAAAACttattgacatggaatggcataAAAAAAGCATGTGA